One genomic region from Jilunia laotingensis encodes:
- the greA gene encoding transcription elongation factor GreA, whose protein sequence is MAYMSEEGYKKLMAELKELETVERPKISAAIAEARDKGDLSENAEYDAAKEAQGMLEMRINKLKAVIADAKIIDESKLKTDSVQILCKVELKNMKNGMKMVYTIVSESEANLKEGKISVNTPIAQGLLGKKVGDIAEIQVPQGKINLEVVNISI, encoded by the coding sequence ATGGCTTATATGTCAGAAGAAGGTTACAAGAAATTAATGGCAGAACTGAAAGAATTGGAAACAGTGGAGCGCCCCAAGATTTCTGCCGCAATAGCTGAAGCGCGCGATAAAGGAGATTTATCGGAAAATGCAGAATATGATGCTGCCAAAGAAGCTCAGGGGATGCTTGAAATGAGAATCAATAAGTTGAAAGCAGTGATTGCTGATGCTAAAATCATCGATGAATCCAAACTCAAAACTGATTCTGTGCAGATTTTATGTAAAGTGGAACTGAAGAATATGAAGAACGGCATGAAGATGGTTTACACGATCGTTTCTGAAAGCGAAGCAAATCTGAAAGAGGGGAAGATATCCGTAAATACCCCTATAGCACAAGGCTTGCTAGGAAAGAAAGTGGGTGATATCGCTGAAATTCAGGTTCCGCAGGGTAAAATCAATCTTGAAGTAGTGAACATTTCGATTTAA
- a CDS encoding HIT family protein — protein MATIFSRIIAGEIPCYKVAEDDRFFAFLDINPLVQGHTLVVPKQEIDYIFDLNDDDLAAMHVFAKSVARAIEKAVPCKRVGVAVMGLEVPHAHIHLIPINKESDMIISNPKQKLSDEEFKAIATDIQQAWMNK, from the coding sequence ATGGCAACAATATTCAGTAGAATTATCGCAGGTGAAATACCCTGCTATAAGGTGGCGGAAGACGATCGTTTCTTTGCTTTCCTTGATATTAATCCGTTAGTACAGGGACATACCTTGGTTGTTCCTAAACAGGAGATTGATTATATTTTTGATTTAAACGACGATGACTTGGCAGCTATGCACGTTTTTGCAAAGTCGGTAGCCCGTGCCATTGAAAAAGCTGTTCCTTGTAAACGTGTAGGTGTGGCTGTTATGGGGCTGGAGGTTCCTCATGCTCATATCCATCTGATTCCTATTAATAAAGAGTCGGATATGATTATTTCCAACCCGAAACAGAAATTATCCGATGAAGAGTTCAAGGCAATTGCCACTGATATCCAGCAAGCATGGATGAATAAATGA